The sequence CGAACCCTATCTAATACAAATAGGGTTATTACAACGTACCCCAAGAGGCAGAGTTATTACCAAAAATGCTTTTGACCATCTGGGAATATAACAATCTATAGTTAATAAAGAAGTAATTTATGAAAATAATTAACATAAAACAACTAACGATCCTGCTGACTTTAATTTTACTCCCCTTTAGCAAAGTGGTTGCCAATAGTCAACAACATTTTGAGAAAGCAAATACTTTAACAATGGAGGGCAAATGGCAAGAAGCAATTGACTCCTATGATTTGGCAATTAAATATAAGCCTGATCTTGCTGAAGCTTACCATAACAAAGGTACAGCTTTGTATGAGTTAGGCAAATGGCAGGAAGCAATTGACTCCTTTGATTTAGCAATTAAACATAAGCCTGATTTTGCTAATGCTTACAACAATAAAGGTGTTGTTTTGGGTGAGTTAGGCAAATGGCAAGAGGCAATTGACTCCTATAATTTAGCAATTAAATATAAGCCTGATTTTGCTAATGCTTATTATAGCAAAGGTATAGTTTTAGGCAAGTTAGGTAAATTACAGGAAGAAATTGTTGCTTATGATTTGGCAATCAAACATAAGCCTGATTTTGCTAATGCTTATTATAACAAAGGTATAGCTTTAAAGGAATTAGGTAAATTGCAGGAAGCTATTATAGCATATGATTTAGCAATTAAACATAAGCCTGATCTTGCTGATGCTTACAACAATAAAGGTACTGCTTTAGGTAAGTTAGGCAAATTGCAGGATGCAATTGACTCCTTTGATTTAGCAATTAAACATAAGCCTGATCTTGCTGATGCTTATTACAACAAAGGTGTAGTTTTAGGCAAGTTAGGTAAATTACAGGAAGAAATTGTTGCTTATGATTTGGCAATCAAACATAAGCCTGATTTTGCTAATGCTTATTATAACAAAGGTATAGCTTTAAAGGAATTAGGTAAATTGCAGGAAGCTATTATAGCATATGATTTAGCAATTAAACATAAGCCTGATCTTGCTGATGCTTACAACAATAAAGGTACTGCTTTAGGCAAGTTAGGCAAATTGCAGGATGCAATTGACTCCTTTGATTTAGCAATTAAACATAAGCCTGATTTTGCTAATGCTTATTATAACAAAGGTATAGCTTTAAAGGAATTAGGTAAACACTCACAGGCAAAGGAAGCATTTAGCAAAGCAGAGCAACTTAGGATAAAACATTAAAAATTATAGAATATATGCTAGCACGACTAACATTACTCCGTCATTGCGAGACCACGCAAGTAGGTCGTGGCAATCCAAAAAATGATCAAAAATTGATTGCTTCGTCGCTACTGAAGTAGCTCCTCGCAATGACGTTGGAAGCTAAAATCGTCATTGCGAAGAGGCGAAAGCCGATGAAGCAATCCACTCTTTTATGGATTGCCACGCCACCTACGGTGGCTCGCAATGACGGAATAATGTTAGGCATGGTTAGCTATAAAACCAAACTAAAAGATACTTAAAGAAGAAATATTATATGCAAAAAGCTCTAACTTTTATAATTGCTGCCGCAATTATTTACTCTATTGTACAAATGAAAATGCAATCTCCGCCTGAGGAAAATGCCCCTAAGGTTCAGACAACTGAAGCTGAAAGTAGTAACAATACTAGTACCCCTGAGCAAGCAAATATACCATTAACTGGTAATTTCCTTGAAAAAACTGTTTCAAAAGTTTTGATCAATGCTCTTAAAACAGAAGAAGGTCGACTATTCTTTGAAAATTTACTACAACCAACTAATAAACCTATTGCTGATGGTAAATATACTATAGAGGTTAATAGAGATTTAATTCAGCCAATGTTTAAGATTAACACCTTTGGTAATGGGACTGTCGGTCCAGCGACTTGTGGTCATGTAGTCACATTACATTACCAATTATTGGATATTAACAATAATTTACTCAGCGAAAATACTAAAACCTTTACTCTTGGTTCTAGAGCGATCATGCCAGGAATTGATTCTGTAGTAGTAGGGATGATGGTTGGACAAACCAGACAAGCTATATTTCCTACAAAATATACATCTTCTAACGAAGAAAATAAAGACTATGATGCACCTTATAGGGTTAATATTGTCTTAAATTCAATATTACCTAATAATTTTGTTAATAGTAATGAAGTAAAGATATTTGATGATGAAATAGCTTATAGGATGCCATTATTATGTGGAGATAAAGTAGGAATTGACGCAAAGATTACTAAATTATCGAATGGGCAGGTACTTTATGACTCGACACAAGAAGGGAAAAAGCTAGATATAAAAATTGGTGATATTAATTACCCATTAATTGTATCATATGCTCTACATGGTAAAGTACCAGTTGGCACTAGAACAGTAATTGCTAAAGGTAAGTTATTTAAAGCCCTTGGTTCTAATATCAATAAAATGCTTAATCAAAGTAAGATTCCTGTGGATGAATATTTAATGCTGGAATTAACAAATTTTCAAACAGAGTAATTGAGGAAAAAAATGCACGATACTACTTATAATACTAAAAGAGCAACTGTACCAGCTCTCGAACAATTATTATTTGAACCGATAAAAGTACTAGATCATGGTTTCATTAGAGTTATTGATTATATGGGGGATGATAGTAGCATAGTACAAGCAGCACGAGTATCATATGGTAAAGGGACAAAACAACTAAGCCAAGATAAGGGGCTAATTAATTACCTGATGCGTCATAAACATACCACACCATTTGAAATGTGTGATATCAAATTTCATATTAAACTACCTATTTTTGTTGCAAGACAGTGGATACGTCATAGAACTGCTAGTGTTAATGAATATTCAGCTAGATATTCTATATTAGGAAATGAATTTTATTTACCAGAAAAACAGAATCTTGCTGCTCAATCTACAATAAATAAGCAAGGAAGAAGTGATGAAAAAATTCCAGAAAAAATTGCAGATAAAGTATTAGTGCTACTAGAAAAAGATGCTAAAATATGCTATCAGCATTATACTGAAATGATGAATCAGGATGAACATGGCAATATTATTGATGAAAATACCTTAGGTATTACTAGGGAACTGGCAAGAATGAATTTAACTTTGAACTATTATACAGAATGGTATTGGAAAATTAATTTGCATAATTTATTAAATTTTCTGCTACTCCGAGCCGATTCTCATGCCCAATATGAAATCAGAGTATATGCAGAAAAAATGCTAGAAATAGTACAAGCTTGGGTACCTTTTACGTATGATGCCTTTAAGGAATATAGGCTAGAGGGTAATAATATTTCTAAAAAAGGACTGGCTGTCATAAAAAGACTAATTAATAAAGAAGATGTCACGCTAGAGTCTAGTGGTATGACCAAAAGAGAATGGGATGAATTAATGCAAGTTATTGGTGGGTAAAATAATAAAGGAGGTGTTTAGATACAGTCAATTCAGGGAAATTGGGTAGCAGGAGTGACGAGTGG comes from Candidatus Tisiphia endosymbiont of Sialis lutaria and encodes:
- a CDS encoding tetratricopeptide repeat protein, translating into MKIINIKQLTILLTLILLPFSKVVANSQQHFEKANTLTMEGKWQEAIDSYDLAIKYKPDLAEAYHNKGTALYELGKWQEAIDSFDLAIKHKPDFANAYNNKGVVLGELGKWQEAIDSYNLAIKYKPDFANAYYSKGIVLGKLGKLQEEIVAYDLAIKHKPDFANAYYNKGIALKELGKLQEAIIAYDLAIKHKPDLADAYNNKGTALGKLGKLQDAIDSFDLAIKHKPDLADAYYNKGVVLGKLGKLQEEIVAYDLAIKHKPDFANAYYNKGIALKELGKLQEAIIAYDLAIKHKPDLADAYNNKGTALGKLGKLQDAIDSFDLAIKHKPDFANAYYNKGIALKELGKHSQAKEAFSKAEQLRIKH
- a CDS encoding FKBP-type peptidyl-prolyl cis-trans isomerase — translated: MQKALTFIIAAAIIYSIVQMKMQSPPEENAPKVQTTEAESSNNTSTPEQANIPLTGNFLEKTVSKVLINALKTEEGRLFFENLLQPTNKPIADGKYTIEVNRDLIQPMFKINTFGNGTVGPATCGHVVTLHYQLLDINNNLLSENTKTFTLGSRAIMPGIDSVVVGMMVGQTRQAIFPTKYTSSNEENKDYDAPYRVNIVLNSILPNNFVNSNEVKIFDDEIAYRMPLLCGDKVGIDAKITKLSNGQVLYDSTQEGKKLDIKIGDINYPLIVSYALHGKVPVGTRTVIAKGKLFKALGSNINKMLNQSKIPVDEYLMLELTNFQTE
- the thyX gene encoding FAD-dependent thymidylate synthase, whose protein sequence is MHDTTYNTKRATVPALEQLLFEPIKVLDHGFIRVIDYMGDDSSIVQAARVSYGKGTKQLSQDKGLINYLMRHKHTTPFEMCDIKFHIKLPIFVARQWIRHRTASVNEYSARYSILGNEFYLPEKQNLAAQSTINKQGRSDEKIPEKIADKVLVLLEKDAKICYQHYTEMMNQDEHGNIIDENTLGITRELARMNLTLNYYTEWYWKINLHNLLNFLLLRADSHAQYEIRVYAEKMLEIVQAWVPFTYDAFKEYRLEGNNISKKGLAVIKRLINKEDVTLESSGMTKREWDELMQVIGG